The genome window CCTCAACGTCGGCGAAATCGGCGGCGGCACCAAATCCAACGTGGTTCCCGCCGAAGCCTGGGCCGAAATCGACCTCCGCACCGTACGCCGCGCCGACGGTCCACGCTTCGAAAAGCGCTTCGCCGCCCTCAAACCCACCCCCAAAAGCGGCTGCACACTCTCCCTCGAAGGCGGCATCAACCGCCCCCCAATGGAGCGCACCCGCGGAACCGTAAAACTCATGCGCAAAGCCCAGGCCCTCGCCGCACAACTCGACTGGAACCTCACCGAAGCCAGCACCGGCGGCGCCAGCGACGGCAACTTCACCTCAGCCTTGGGTATTCCCACCCTGGACGGCATGGGCGCCGTAGGCGAAGGCGCTCACGCCACCCACGAATCCATCCTGATCGAGCACCTGGCCCCAAGAACAGCCCTGTTAGCCGTCATGCTCACCAGCTAACCAATCCACACTTGCCGTCCTCGTACTCGTTTTTCTTGCACTTGCCGTTGTCCTTGCCCTTGCCGTTCTTGCACTCGCCGTTGCCCTTGCCGTTCTGTCTGTCATTCCCGCAGGGAATCTGCTTCACCCGGCGGGAAGCAACAAATCCCGCCACAGCACCAGTCCCATCCAGCACACCCTAACCCCCCGGCCCCCAAGTATCATCTTCCAGAAAGATTCCAGAAAGAAACAGCCAAGCCACGAAGGGCAGGCCATAAAGGACAGACCATGAAAATCAACCGGCGCAAATTTTTATCCACCACAGCCACTACCGCCGCAACACTTGCCGCCCTGAACTCTGTCCTGCCCGCACACCTCGCCCAGGCCTTCGAAGAGGCCGCAAAGCCTTCGCCCGCTTTTTTAGCACCCGCCTCTCTGGCACCCGCTTCTCTGGCAAAAGACCCGCGCCGCCCCCAGTACCACCTGCTCCCAGCCCGTAACTGGATGAACGACCCCAACGGCCCCATCTTCTGGAAGGGCCATTACCACATGTTCTTCCAATACAACCCCAACGCCGCCATCTGGGGAGACATGCACTGGGCCCACGCTATCTCGCCCGACATGCTCCACTGGAAACACCTTCCCATCGCCCTCGCGCCCACCCCAGGCGGCCCCGACGCCGACGGCTGCTTCTCCGGAACCGCCGTCGTCAACAACGGCGTCCCGACCTTCATCTACACCGGCGTTCAAAAATCCGAAACCGACGCAACCCTCCACGACGGCAAAAACAGCCTGCGCGAAACCCAGCTCTACGCCACCTCCAGCGACCCCGAGCTCCGCACCTGGACCAAACGCGCCACACCCGTAATCGCCACACCGCCCCCAGGAATGGAAGTTACCGGCTTCCGTGACCCGTCTCCCTGGCTGCAGGACGGAACCTGGTACATGGCCGTAGGCTCAGGCATAAAAGGCAAAGGCGGAGCAGTCCTGCTCTACAAATCCGCCGACCTCCAGACCTGGGAATATCAACACATCCTGACCAGCCACGACGCCAGAACCGGCACCAAAAACACCCTCTCCAACCCGGTCGACAGCGGCGATATGTGGGAGTGCCCCGACTTCTTCCCGCTCGGCGACAAGCACGTCCTCATCTACTCCACCCAGGGCAAAGTCTTCTGGGAAACCGGCGAGCTCGACAAGAAGGAAATGCTCTTCCACCCCCAGCAAAGCGGCATGTTGGACTACGGCTCCTTCTACGCCCCCAAAACGCAGCTCGACAAATCCGGCAACCGCATCCTCTGGGGCTGGATTCAGGAAGCCCGCCCCGAGGCCGAATACAGCGCCTCCGGATGGGCGGGCCTCATGTCCCTGCCGCGCGTTTTAACTCTCGGCCCCGACAGCCGCCTCAAAGTCACCGTAGCCCCAATCGCCGAAAAGCTCCGCCAGCACGAACAAAAACTGCACTTCCCCAGCTCCGCCAACTCTCAAGGTGCAGCCACCGGGCAACA of Acidicapsa ligni contains these proteins:
- a CDS encoding glycoside hydrolase family 32 protein, producing MKINRRKFLSTTATTAATLAALNSVLPAHLAQAFEEAAKPSPAFLAPASLAPASLAKDPRRPQYHLLPARNWMNDPNGPIFWKGHYHMFFQYNPNAAIWGDMHWAHAISPDMLHWKHLPIALAPTPGGPDADGCFSGTAVVNNGVPTFIYTGVQKSETDATLHDGKNSLRETQLYATSSDPELRTWTKRATPVIATPPPGMEVTGFRDPSPWLQDGTWYMAVGSGIKGKGGAVLLYKSADLQTWEYQHILTSHDARTGTKNTLSNPVDSGDMWECPDFFPLGDKHVLIYSTQGKVFWETGELDKKEMLFHPQQSGMLDYGSFYAPKTQLDKSGNRILWGWIQEARPEAEYSASGWAGLMSLPRVLTLGPDSRLKVTVAPIAEKLRQHEQKLHFPSSANSQGAATGQQLSSQRLKNACGEILLNIHPGKEPFSLDLLIPGIPVAPAKTHADPAEAQEDPSTAPETSAGAIADQPSLLSIRYSHANAKELVVDQQRMPINLAAGEPLELRFYIDGSVIELFVNNQTTCTKRFYYPGPTAPEIALSFTGNTADVARLSLWQLSPISKDRLTT